AGCGCTGCTCCATCCAGCCGTTGAGGCCGGCGTGGATGTCACCGTGCACGTTCTTGAAGTGCGACGAGAACTCGTCGCGGCGGAACAGCTGGCCGCACACGAAGGTGAACATGGAGCGCTGCTTGGTCTGGTAGCGCGCCACGCACTCCAACACCAGGTCCAGGCGCAACGTGTGGAACGGGCTCGGGTTGGACAGCTGCGGGCTGGCGTGGTCGCAGGCCGACGCCGAGGCGATGTCGCCCACCATGGTGTTGGTGGCCAGGATGGCCGACGGGAAGGAGAAGGTCTGCGTGCCGAAGTCCATGCGGTAGCCATCCACGAAGCGGCTGTCCGAGATGCCGCGGCCGCTCGGCGAGTCGCCCAGGCAGAAGAGCAGCGCCGCCGTGATCAGGTCGATGCCGTGCAGGCCCATGGGGTCCTCCGACACCTCCAGGTCCAGCGTGTCCACCGCCTTGTCCTCCATCTTGCTGCGGTACCCGAGGCGGTAGCACGGCACGGCTCGGCGCCCGTTGAAGTTGAACACGCCCTGGAGCACCTGCAGGCTGTGCAGCTTGCGCTCCAGCCAGCGGTCAGCACCGTCCCCACCGGCGGCCCCCTCCCCATTCACCGGCGGCCCCACCGCCACCGCCTCCAACTCCTCGCCCGCCGCCTCCACCACCAACGGCTGCAGCTCCACATCCTCCAGCTCCTCGCCCACCACTAGCGGTGGGAGCTCGGCCTCATCCTCCTGAAGTGCCCCGTCTTCGACCGCCACCAGTGGCTGAAGCACTTGTTCCAAATCCAGGGCAAGATCGTCCccgtccaccaccaccagtggCTGCAGTCCCTCCCCATTCCTGTAGAGCCCTTCCCCGACCTCCTCAACCATCCCACGGTGACTGGTTAAGGGGAGGGCCCTCTGTTCTGGATGAGGGAGGGCCTTCTGCACTGGCAGTGATAAGCAGGGGACAGAGAAAGTGGCGTGGTGAGCTATGGCaggctccaccaccaccacgggcCTGGAGTGGAGCACCACCTCTGGCTGGTGGTCGGTGGACCCGTTCTGCCCGCTGCCCTGCAGTCTGTGCTGGCTCCGCCGGTGGTGATGTGCCCCTCTGCTCTCGGGGCGGTGAAATCCATTACACAGGGGCTTCTCCTTCCTCCGGGACTTGACACACTGCATCTCTCGCTCCTCTGTGTCGCTGTCTCTTCCGTCCACGATGACCTCGATGGCCTTGCCGAAGCCGTTATGGCTCTCCCAGCTCATGCCGTTGGCGTGGTTGAGGTCCACCCCTCCCACTGCCCCCAGTTCGCATTCTGAGTCCGAGTCGCCTTCCTTCATCTCCACGTTCTCTACATCCTTGCTGCCGCGCCGACACTCGCCGTTGACCTCTCCGGCAGAGTGTCGTGTGCCATTGCGTGGTTCCTTCTCGGCCAAGCTGTCCATGAGCAGGTCGATCTCCTTGTTGGCACTGGTCAAGATGTCCAGCGCCGCCGCCAGGCTCCGGCTGGTCTCCACTGAGGCCTTGTAGAGCTCACTGTACGACTCCTGCTGCATGTCCATAAGTCCGCGCGTCAGGTCCACCGACGAAGGCCTCGGagtctgctgttgttgttgttgttgttgttgttgttgttgttgaagttgctgctgctgttgttgttgttgctgctgctggtggtggtacTGAAGTGGCTGTTTCTGGATCAGCGGCTGGGGATGGCCCTCGTCTTTGGTGGCTCTGGTGACGGTGGTGGTGACGCGGAGCGACTCCAACAGCATGCGCTGGTCCTGCAGCGCCAGCGCCATGTCCAGCTGCTCCACGGGCTCCGCCTCGCTGCCGCCGAAGCCGGCGTTGCCGTTGCCGCCACCGCCGCTACCGCCTCCACAGCTCAGGTGTTCGTAAGACTTGTGGTCCGCATAGCTGACCGGCCAGCGGTTCCACTCCATGGTGCAGCACACCACGCTGGCCGGGCAGATGCTCAGGTGTTCAGCCAGGCGCCCGCGTGGCAGTGTGAACGGGCAGCCGAAGCCGCTGTTCAGGCAGGGCACCCGCTCCAGCGGGCAGAGCAGCCGGTGCTCGCCGGCCTTGCAGGAGTGGTAGACGGCGCCGCACACCAGCGGGCAGCCCATCAGGTCGCACGAGGACCCCGGCTCCGGCCGCGTCATGCACCTCCGGTTCACGCATGTCAGGCAGTGGGGGTGCAGCTCCTCCATCTGGGAGTCTGGTCAGCTTCAAATGAAAGGCCGCTCACTGTTCCTGGAAAGGGGCCAAGCATTAAGGGACAAAGAATTAATGCTACTGTGacggaaaaaaaacatgttgctatGATATGAACATTGTATGAATGATTTGTTGCTGCAGGAATGTCTTTCTAATATTTTATCTATGGCAGCATTTGAGAACAGGCAGCAGGGATTTCTAGTTGACCCAATTTTATGGGACTGAAATTCGAAAGAGCTTAGTCCTGGTAGCTGCGGGAATCCCCTACCAGGTCTTAAAAAAGCTGTACGGCCTCATGCTCTGCCATGCCGCTGTGTGTTTACAAAGTTAAAACTCTCA
Above is a genomic segment from Alosa alosa isolate M-15738 ecotype Scorff River chromosome 19, AALO_Geno_1.1, whole genome shotgun sequence containing:
- the fbxo30a gene encoding F-box only protein 30a gives rise to the protein MEELHPHCLTCVNRRCMTRPEPGSSCDLMGCPLVCGAVYHSCKAGEHRLLCPLERVPCLNSGFGCPFTLPRGRLAEHLSICPASVVCCTMEWNRWPVSYADHKSYEHLSCGGGSGGGGNGNAGFGGSEAEPVEQLDMALALQDQRMLLESLRVTTTVTRATKDEGHPQPLIQKQPLQYHHQQQQQQQQQQQLQQQQQQQQQQQQQTPRPSSVDLTRGLMDMQQESYSELYKASVETSRSLAAALDILTSANKEIDLLMDSLAEKEPRNGTRHSAGEVNGECRRGSKDVENVEMKEGDSDSECELGAVGGVDLNHANGMSWESHNGFGKAIEVIVDGRDSDTEEREMQCVKSRRKEKPLCNGFHRPESRGAHHHRRSQHRLQGSGQNGSTDHQPEVVLHSRPVVVVEPAIAHHATFSVPCLSLPVQKALPHPEQRALPLTSHRGMVEEVGEGLYRNGEGLQPLVVVDGDDLALDLEQVLQPLVAVEDGALQEDEAELPPLVVGEELEDVELQPLVVEAAGEELEAVAVGPPVNGEGAAGGDGADRWLERKLHSLQVLQGVFNFNGRRAVPCYRLGYRSKMEDKAVDTLDLEVSEDPMGLHGIDLITAALLFCLGDSPSGRGISDSRFVDGYRMDFGTQTFSFPSAILATNTMVGDIASASACDHASPQLSNPSPFHTLRLDLVLECVARYQTKQRSMFTFVCGQLFRRDEFSSHFKNVHGDIHAGLNGWMEQRCPLAYYGCTYSQRRFCPSMQGSRIVHDRHLGSFGVQFNVPALPYPATTDRIGTKRKTCQYGNQCDHLSMLPFEVLQHVASFLDGFSLCQLSRVSHTMRDVCASLLQGRGMVVLLWQKVRQPNGSNSWQIKDKVWRFSTAFGTVNEWKFANISSMADHLKTCKFNMVARREEAIPLPCMCFTRELTREGRSLRSVLKPVL